The sequence below is a genomic window from Lolium perenne isolate Kyuss_39 chromosome 4, Kyuss_2.0, whole genome shotgun sequence.
TGCGGGTCCAAGCTTTTAGGCTTCAATGTTCATAGATCTGCGGTTCTGCGATGTTCGATGTAGGCTTATGTCACGCATGCATGGTAGATCTGTGTAATTAGCAGTTATATTGGGTTGTTCTTCCTTTTCTAGCATGAATAGTTGTTTAAATCGGTAGATCCGTGTTCATTTACTTGGTTTTCGCAACAATGATCTTGTCATTAAGGCCAAATCTAGTTTTTAGGTTGATTTGTAGTCAGATTGGGGGTTTATCAGTTCATGCCGATGATTAGACGCTAGTGCTAAGAAACTAGAGAGATGTTTATTGAGAATCTAGTGCCATGATTGAAGTCCATTGTTTGATCATGCAATAGGTTCTGATCAAACATCTCATTCATTTGCTCGTGCTATGTTTTATGAGGCCTAACTATACATGTTCCAACCGATGATTATATGTTAGTACCATGGTTGGAAGAGTTGTATCTCCTCATGCTAGTGTTATGTTCATGCGCTAGGTTGAGTGCAAATATCTCTTCCACATGCCGCTGCTATGTTTTATGAGGTTGTAGTACTAAACCCTAGTTTGTTTAGAACTAAGCCCAAGATAAACTGGATGGTTTAAAGAATCGGGTAGCTATGTTGAAGAATGTGCAGAGAACGCAAACACAAGTCACGAGGAATGGGAAGGAGGAGTGGGAGGGAGAAGAGAGAGGCATTGAGGAAGAAAATGAGGCTCTTAAGGAAGATAAGAAAAACTTGGAGTATGGCATGTTTGATCTCCTAAAACTAGGTTATTTAAACAAGGTTAAGCTAAAGAAGATTAGGGCAATTTATGATGAGTGGTGAAAGAAACGATGGCATGTAATGTAGGGTAATTAGCCTATGTTTGAATTGTGAACCTTGTTTGTGTGTGATTTGTTGTATGATGCCAACTACTATCACAAGTATTTGTGTTCGTTCTGATTTAACTTGAGTGGTATGGCCTATGATTGAAATCAGGATCACATTGTTAGCTAGGAATGATCTGCGACCTTGGGACTTGCAACACACATATGTCTTGCATGATCCTTGGTCGCATGGCATTTCTTAGCTAATGGATGCATCATAAGTATGATGCCTAACTTGTTTTTGTCCGGTGATATGTTGTGTCAACGAAATGACACCACAATTGATGTTATCCAACCTTCTATAAAGCATAAACATTTCTCCTTGTGTCTTGTACTCAAGGTtttaaatagcgcgctatttcatTTAGCGAGGATCTTCTCCAAACGCTATGCACGTTATAGCGCGCTATAGATAAAATAGCGTTTTGCAAAAAAACATGCAAATGTAAAGGATTTCGGCAACTAAAATCTTGTCCAGCAGACTAATTGCATAACCAGATTGTTGAAAGTAGTTTCCCAGGACCAAATTAAAGAGAACATTTTTTAAGACATACTAACATTATTATGATTTTTTTTTGCGAGGAAACAGCCATATCATTAAAGCAAGACAATTACAGAAAGGACCTCCACGAAACACAAAATTACAACCAAGTCCTTCTTCTGTAAAGCGAAGCCACCGACGAGGAACAGAACGCACCGACGGCACGCCGCCGCCGCATCGCCACACAATCCTTGGAACGGCAGATGTCCCCAGGCAGACGGGAAGTCGACGGAACTCGAACTCCGGGGAGCCtccatcctcctcctccagccACAACGCACGCTTGCTTCAACACGAGCTGGATCCAGATCTTGACAAGCCGAAGTTGTCGTCCTCGAACTCCGGCGCGGGGAAGTCGCCCACGGCAGCTACCTAGAGCTGCGAGCGCGACACAGGCAGCAGATCCACTTCGGAGCTCCACCGGAGCGtcgtcgtcgaaggggaagaTCTCCACCTGCACAACACACCACCGGCAGCGCCACCGCCCCCCCAACGCCATCAGCTGAAGACCTAGCAAGCCCTACACTATATACACACCGAGATCCGGCGTTCCCCCACCCTCCCGCTGCCGGAGCAGCCGACGGAGGGGAGGAAACGGCCGGATCCGCGGCGGCGAGCCAAGGAGGCAACAACAGAGGTGAAAGCTCATTCAGAATCGGAAGAAGAATGCATGGCTTCATCTACAAATCGGAGGATAGCTTGTACACTACCAATCTAGTTATCTACAGATCAATAGTTCAATACATCCACGCATCTACAAATCAGGATGAGGAGGAGGTTCTAGTCAGCTCTAACCCGGTGGGTGATTTTCCTGCGGCGTCTCCGATATCCGAGCCGGAGGAAGTAGCCGACGGCACCCTGTGGGAGGAAGCAATGGATGTCGGCGTCACGCTGGAAGAGGTAGCCGCCGCGGTCGCGGGATTTAGGCTAGGTTTTTCCGTACGTATATGTGCTTTAGGTATTTAGCTTCGGTGAGGAAATTGGACCTTTGGGCCGATGGGTTGGCCTGCTGTTTTGGACCTTTGTTTTTTTGCAGCCAAATGTTTTAGCGTCGCTACGTGTTATGCGTTTTAGCGTGATTTAGCACGATTTAGCGTGTTATTTGTGTTTAGCACTGTAGCGACCATTTTCTGTCAAATATAGCGTGGAGGGTCCAAATCCGCTATTGCGCGCTAAAACCGGCGAAATTGCGCGCTATTTAAAAccttgcttgtacttggttgaatGGCATCAATTGTGGTCTTCAATGATTTGAGGTTTTATAGCTTTTCTTCCATTATGCTTCTTCTATGGCCAATGGTTTGTTATGTGGCATAATGCATGTCAAGGGGTTATCCATAAACCTAGTCCTATGTTCAACAAGATTATTTGTACACTAGAGCTAGTTTGCGGACAATCTTTTTGTATGGGTGTTCAATGATATGAGGCCTTCTTTGTTCTGTTTTTGCCGATTATTGAAATGTGACCACACGCTTGTATGAGGCTCTCAATCATACTGTCATATGAGGACCTACATTTATCTCCACACAATTTTATCTGCGATCATTCAAATTGCTTCTTCTTTTTGCAGTGCTCGAAGATGATGATGAGTGGACTGGGCAGGCTCTTTGGCGAGGGTTATTCCAACGAAGTTGGAAAAGGTAGCGCTGGCAAGAAGCTCAGGGGAAGGCCTATCAAGGTTGGGCATTTCCATGATGACGCCGGACCAACCCACTTTGCTAAAGTGGTGTTGTTCCGGGGTTGAAGATGCTCCTAGTCCCAACCGGCTTCCATCCGTACCTTGGCACCGTTCCCAGGACGGTCATCCTGAAGATGAACACCGGCTGCTCCTGGATGGCCTGCCTGAAGGACATCAAAGACACTATCTGCCTCAATCAAGGGTGGCCTGAATTTTCCATTGCTCATCAGGTCGAGATAGGCTACTTCATGACCTTCAAGATGCTTAGGGGCGACATCTTCAAGGTCACCATCTTCGATTATACCATGACGGAGGTGGTTCAGAGGTGCCCGTAGCATGATCCATCCCTTGCCATGATCGGCAAGGGTAGAATGTGTCTGTTGGTATGTTTAATTCTGTATTGAACAATGTCTGATCGATGCTATGTGCTACTGAACAAGTTTGATCAGTTTTTACGGACATGTTTAATTCTGTATTGAACAATGTCTGATCGATGCTATGTGCTACTGAAGTACTGAACAAGTTTGATCAGTTTTTACGGACATGCGGTATGTTTGATCATTCATTGTTGCACTTTGTTATGAGCTCATATTGATGCTCAAAAGGGGTGGTAACCTCATCATTTGGGAAGAGGTTATCACATTCCTCGTAAGTTTCATCCAAGCATTACCAATCGAATTACCTATCGTTTCTCAAACCAGAGCCCATGTGAACTTTCTACTTATACAATAACTACCAGGTTACACGTGACAGCACGAGAGGGGGGAAAACAGATGCGAGATCGAAATTATCAGCTGGACTGTTTTTCTGGAGGATTTCAGCCCTGGCTGGGCGAATTTCAAGGAAACTCAGAGCAAAATTTATTTCGGATCACTTGCAGTAAAATCCCAAAATTTTCTTCAAAATGGCATGCTGTTATCTTGTCCAAGCTCCTAAGATATGCTGATCCAGTAAATTTCACTGTATTGATTTAATTGCTACACAGATCATTTTGTTTACACGAAGCCCACGCTAGTCCTAAACCCACAATATACAGGTGAGGTCAATGCTATCTGACAGTGTTCCTTCCAAAAGACACCATATGATACATGTACAATTTGCTATATCTACTTCACATGGGTTTCCATTTTGAAACCCGTATCAGAATTTCCCCGGGGGCTTGCAGAATCTCAACCACAAGACACCTTCCGTTGTTTGGTAACTCTAGCCAAGTTCTCTGAAACTGCCCGGGTTAGGTTCTGATCCTCAAATCTGACATCTATATTAAACCTGAGAAAAGCACATAACACTGGTTATAAGCTACATAGATCAACTAAAGGTATATAGCTTTTTTCAAGAATATAATAAGGTCATAATGCTCGACAAGAGAACACTGGGAGATGAGAACATATATAAGTGCACCTACTTGGGATCGAGGGTTATTTTCTGAATTTCTCTGACAGCAAAACTTGCTGCATATAAAGAGATCTTTCCAATCTGTATGTCAGTTGACAGAAGTCGTAAGTTCCTTTTTGTTCCAAATGGTATGTAGATAAGCATAAAGCAACTGATCGCGGTGATTACCTCAAGCATCTTCAGTTTTGCATCCTGATGGTTTGGCAGGCAACGTATCTCTTGGCCCATTCGAGCTGACTCCCGCAGACTCTCAGGTGACAAGAAATCAAGAGCCAATTGAACCGTTGACTGAAGCATTTTTAACAGAAGACAATGTAAACTATAGTTGCATACAATAAACCATTTCAAAAAGTAGAATAGTAGATCATCCAAAGCAGTCAGATTCAGAATAGCAGCCCGAGAGTAAGCAATATCGTTAGAAGCATACCTGCAGATTTTTCACTTGGAAAGGACAGCCAGCTGGAACAAAAACAGCCTCGCCAATATGTTGTTGAAACGTCCAAGGTTCTACTCCTGTAAGAACGTCCAAACATAAGTGTGCATAAGGCAGATTAAAATAATGAACAAGATGCAGCTAAATTAATCAGTATGACTCCTATCAGATAACTAGCACCCTGCTTCATGCTTCACCAAAAGACATGGTAGTACATATATAAGGTTGGGACATCCCAGTAAGGAAGATCTACAAGCGGACATTTGATTGTTCTCTTCGAGCAAAGATGTGTAGAGTTTTGTTTATTGATTCAGTGGAATTTGAACAGCACATCATCTGCTTGCTTTAGTATTGTGGCAGAGAATTAAGGATGCCTGAGTCTAAGAAATTGGCAAAGTACATGAAGGAATATGCTATGGTACATCAGTAACAGAGTCAGCAACTAATACATCTGCCAACTTAGAACTAAGAATAAGCATTATCTCCATTACTTACCATACTGATCCTTCAATACCCTTTTATGATGCTCGTTGAGATACACAGCTTGATCATAAATAGGATGCTTGACCTGCAACCAAAAGAATAGTATCCTCAAACAGATTTGACAAAGATGGGTCAACATAATTTGATGCAGAGTAGTGAGAAGCATTACAGAGAGCATCGCCTGACTGCTAACTGTAAGTTCTTGCCAGTTAGAAGCTAAATATTTATTCAGCGTCGGCAGATCCTGCCTGCGAAAGACATCCCAAATAGCACCAGGCTGAGATCTTTCTGAACCATTAGCTTTTGGTTTCTGCAAATCTGATGAACTCGATAACCCAGCAGAAGAGCCTTCAAAACCACCGTAAGACTTAAAGACCGTGTGTTCAGGTGATTGTTCACCCATATCCAGATTCAAGTTTTGCACAGGTGCATGAGCATTTACATGCCCTGTGATCCCATTGGCAATCCGTTCAGAATGCACAGGTGCGTGAGCATTTACATGCACTGTCATCCCATTGGCAATCCGTTCAGAATGCGCAGGTTGTAGCCTCTTGGGAGAAAGGTTAAGCACTTCAGCTGTATGCATTAACATGTGTACCTACATGTGGAAACATATAGCATTAGCCACATGGCGTTTTTATTGTGCTTTATTCATTTAGCAAGTCCCCAAACAGATCAAAAGGCCAGGTCGCGACATCAGCCAATGTTCTCTGGTAAGAGAAATGTTTGTTTCCAatgaaataaaaacaaaattGAGGTGCAAATATAGCAGAAGGCCTACTTACCACATCACCCATCTTAATCATCAGATTTGTCACTGAATCGCCCTTACCAAATTCTTGCTGCCTTCCATATGCAATAACCAGCTTCAGGCCTACTTCAGACTGCAGGGTATCTGGGGGTAACTTAGCAGCAAGATTAAGGAGACCCCACTTTGGATGGATAAAATCAACTAACGGAAAATTGACCACAAATTCTGGTCGCTGGCATAACAGAAACTCCTCTAATACGCTCGCTGGGGGCCACTCTTTCAATTTCAGCATCATTAACTTGCCATCTTCACTCTTGTGACCATCTGAATAACCTTTGATAAACTGATTCAGCTTGATATGCACCTGAACAAATTTTCCAACACAGAACAAAGATTTTAGGATGGCCAAAGTACACATGAAATCTTCCAGTTTTCTACTTTATTTTCTTTtctcacttctccactcatcatTATAGGATGGAGTAATGATGGTTGAGAAATCCTTGTACAACAAAAGCAATTGTCACCACCCACTTTTCTTTTGTGGCAAAAGTTATGCTTCTTACAGTCATAATTTCTAACTcaaagcaaactagcaatagcaataaAAGTAATAGCATTTGACACTTCAGAGTCTATAAACAGATGTTACAATGATAAAATTATTTCAAATAGAAAGAGAACTTTTACCAAAATAGATAAACTAGTAACCAGCACTCCCTGCTTACCTCTGATTGGTTTGAGCAGTCCACAGCTTTTACTATGGCATTTTCATCCATTTTTTCTTCCATGATCTCCTGGATTCCTCGCCATATACTTAATGGGTCCCAGCTTAATGATAAAGAAGGCTCAAATGCATTCCTGATCATTACAGGCTCCCCATTTATCCAGTGTTTACGAAAATGGACAATGCCCTCATATTTTAAATTCTCCAATACAGGAGGGTACACAGAGTTCCCATCAATACCATCACTGTCTGAACATTTTGAGACACTGAGGCTACCCTGACCAGTTGAATCCAATCTTTTGCCAGCATTGCGGCATGAGCATACATTCTCTAGATCATGTGCTTTGCAACCATTCACCATTTCTTGAGAACTCTTTACAAGCTTACCAATCCAGTTTATTTTGAATATTCGCCTTAATATCAACTTTGAGGAGCCACAACCACCAGCTTCATGAGGTCCACAGGTGATGCTGCCATCATTGTTGATTCTCCATGTAGGGAATAAAGACCTAATGCCAATATCATTCACATCTATTGGCTGTGGGAACAACTTATCATTTACATTAGCTGCAGATGgttccaatcttgctttgttgctcaAAACATCTTTATTTCTGTCTACAGTGTGACCTTTACCTTCAGCATATTCTCCTCTGACTACACTAGTCTGAGATCCCCTAATGTCTCGACAGCAGTCAAGGCATAAATCGTACAAACATCTTGGACAGTGTCGGTGATAATCAAAAACTGGCACTTTGCAGAAGTCACTGCAAAAGAAGAGCAATTTTATGGTGTTGCAATATAACTACAGGCTTAACATTGTATTGTAAGAATAAGAAAATCTCAATGATAAAGGCAACATATAGAAGAATAAAAAAAAGCATTACCAACACATTTGCTCATCAGAGTTCATCTTTGCTCTGACAATGTCCATCTTGGGTCCTATCGCATAGAATATGTTATGGCAGTGTTTGAAAAAAGCAAACTTACACAAAGGGAGATAAGAGGGAAACAGAAGTACCATCAGCTCTTGTTTCAACACCTATTTCATAGCATTGGTCGGAGTATATCTGCTTTAGCACTGGAAGAACATATGCCAAAATGCTATGAAGATATCTCAACTTATCTACAACAGATATCTCTTGCACCCTAGCCTTAAAAACACAAAAGATGTGTTACATTGAGAAAATTTAGTGGAGCATGGAAGTCAAATACATTGAAACGGAAAAGGAAGAAAAGTTCTCAGCAGAGCCTGGGGGCGTGTTTGGTTGGATGTCACATTTTGACACTACGTTGGCTAACTTGTTGTGGCCAACAAACTGATGGCCACACCTTAGGCTATGTATGGCAAAAAAAAAGTACCAACGACATGTGGAGTGTGCTAAAATATTGGTAGTGCATCCTacaagtttggcaaaaaaaaaaaccgCTAGACTAAGAAGTCAAAGCTGACTAGCATTTGCGTAGCCCAACCAAACATGTGCCCTACATACCTTAATTAAGTTGTCTCCTTGTAAGCAAACTTTGCAGTTACAAATTCCACGACATGCTGGACAAACCTTCCGAATATCATCTATTGCAATGTCAGAGTACCTACATGTATTCTTATTAGTAAAGAATAAAATAATAAGTGTATAACAGAAATTCTAAAGTCTAAATGACAGAACATACATGCTGTACAATGTAAGGTGCCAACATACAAAAATTGTTAATGCCCTAACCAAGTCTAACCAGCAGGCACAAAAAGAAGGTGTTGTCTTGACAATGGAACAGTAACAAAGATGATACGACCGTTAATCTAAAGTTATAAATTTGCAAAACCTAATGAAGTTAACATCGTAGAAATATTTTCAAAGTCTGAGTGCACCTGTATCAATTTCATTTTATCAATCAAAATAGCCCACAAGACGTTGATTAAAACTGAGATGGCTCGACAGAACGTTCCCACAGTTACACTTTTTGGTGGCTACAGGGAGTACATGTCAAAAGCAAACATAGAGCCCTGAAATTCAAAATTCATATGGCTCGGTTCCCATGGTGACACTTTTTTGGGACTAGAGGGAGTGCCTGTCAAGAGCAAACATCAAGCATTTAACTTGTCTGCAAGAGAAAATTTTATCCCCGTTTAGCCAGCTCAAAGAGCAGGAAACATTAGCTGTTGGTCTGACACTCTCACAGTCGAGAAGACCTATTAATCGTCCCAGCTCTGCTCACATTACCCTTAGTACTAACTTTTTTCAATGTGCACCTAGCCATACCACTGATGGCTTCCATACGCTAACCGCAGAGTTgttaacttgtgttgtccatcaaCATTGATCGCCATCCCAGTTCTTTGACAGTGGCCTCGCCAGCAAATTGAGCAGTGCACCAAAGTTTATTGCTTGTTCTTAGATGTAGTTGGGTGTAATGAGACATTGATTCTCTTTTCGATTAGGTCATAGTACTGAGTTTGTTCTTGAGATACCAAGAAGGGGGCCATAAAAGAAAAGTGTAGGTTTTGAAAAATAAGTTTTTTTGACTGACATGAACCGAGATATAGAGTAATGATTTAATTTTGCATTTAAAAGCCCAATCCAAAGCAGAGGCTGTGGTTTGTGAAATTACTCTGACATTGCAGAATGCCCTACATTAGTTGGTATAAACAGGTGTTTGACTGTAATATAGGTAGGATGCCATGGTTCTTCATCCAAGAATTGCAGGCAAGTGTAAAAGAGTAGATGAAGCATACATAACATACCCTGTGGAGATGCAATGGTGGCAGTACCCCCTCCTGTCGCAGCTGGCGCACCAAACGGCATTGGCAGTCTtgcggcattggtggcaagtggTCTTCACGGTGGCGGTGCTGCTGCAAGGCTGTGGCCCTGCTGCCGAGGCTCTTCCGACGAGCTCCTGCGCCATCATCAAACGCGAATCAACAACATGGGGCCGCAATGACGAAATTCACTACTACAAAACATCCTGACCCccagaaaagaaagaaagaaagaaagaaagaaagaaagaaagaaagagtacTAGTAAAAGCAACTTACCGCCGCCGTGATAGAGTTGTTGCTGAGGGGCAGCCCGTAGACGACGTTCCGGGCCGTGGGCTCGGCCACATAGACGGGCTCCCCGACGACCCGGCCGTAGACCGGCCTGGCGACGGCCATGGGCACCGCCGTGGGCAGGTCGTCGTCGGAGTCCGTGCCGTCGTCGCCGTCCAAGTCGGCGTCTTGGGCCGCGGAGGCGTAGGAGGAGGCGTTGGCGTAgggtgaggaggaggaggcggcggtgccGGAGCCGGACGACCTGCGTAGCGTGGCGCGCAGCGCGGAGGATGCGGCGCGCTTCTTGGCCTGGACGTAGTGCTTCTCGCAGACGGTCTTGTCGGGCATGGAGGGTGCGCTGCAGCGCCACTGCTTTCCGTCGGAGCGCTTGCAGCGGAGGTCCTCCGGCAGGGCGTCCATGGCCCTGCCCCCCGCCCCGGCAGCCCGATCCGGCGGGAGGGGTTAGGGTTTGGGGGAAGAGAGGAGATCGggcggggaggggaggggaggggaaagGAAGGAAGGGGAGTGCGCGTAATGGTGGCTGGGCGGTGGCGTAAAAGTGGTGGTTGGGATCGTGGTTGTGTAATTTGGAGCTTTGCGGTGGGCTGCGCTGCAACAAGTCTCGCCATCCATCTCTGGCTCTCTGGTCTGGACTGGTCTCTCTCCTCGCATCGGCACTGCTGCTGTTGCTAGGCTAGGGtgccgtggtggtggtggagtaaATTCCCTTCCAATTTGGTGGTGGTGTGAGCAGGGAAGGTGGAAAGGAGAGGCCGGCAGGCGCGGTTGAGGGGAGCAGTTACCCAGCCTGCCTgccctccaccacctccacctccctgGTCAAGCCGTGGCGGAAGGGGCTTCTTTTCTGGGAAAGCACGATGAGTTGCAGCAGGGGGAGACGGACGGGAGTTGCAGGTTTCAGCCCGCCTGGTTTCCTTCCCCCTTTTCCGTGTGGGCGTGCTGTTGACTACGGCAGATGCCCGCAGCAGCAGTGGCCAGTGGGGACTGGGGCTGGGGAGGAGGGGAAAAGGGCAGCGTCACACTCACACTTCGTTTTCGTCGCATTGCGGGAGAAATAGGGTGTTTGGTAACCTGCTCCCCATTTGGGACTCACTAGTGCGAGGTCACCTGCCTGCGAGTTTGGATCAAGGCACGGATCACAATTGACATGTTGTTTGGTAGGTCAGGCTGCATAGTTTGGGCCACAAAgactttttttgtttgtttgcatGCAGCCAACCTTAAATCTTAGTCGagatgaaactacacttgtttggtACCATCCAAGCAAGCATAAAGTCACATCTTCTCTACAAGGGTAGCCTTACCATACTATCACCTCCCATCACACAGAAATCAGTTGCACACTTACGAAGCTAGCAGTTCACAAAATTAGCTCTAGCTACTACAAATGGTACTTCATAATGATGCTCCCTAGCTAATACGAATGGCAGTTTATCATCACGGGGTAGTTCAACATACAGGGATCAAATTGGGTTCGATCAAAGGGGTTGTTCTTCTTCATTTCTTTTTCACTTCACTTGTTCTTCTCCTTCTCAAATGGTGGCGTTGCATCTGGCTTCCCACATTGCGTCCGCGCCTCTTCTCCTTCCAGGCTTCATTTCCGCCTGCCTCCACGCCATGGTCGGTCTCAACTTCATCGAAAGTGACAACTTATTGGAAGAAGTCATCCTCGCCCCAACCTAGGATCTAATTGTGAAGAATGCGGCAAGTATGGACCAGCTTCACTTGAGAATCAAAAGTGCGGAACAGTTTCTGGTCAAGGACCTTGAACCTGTTCTTCAATGTAGCAAAGGCTCTCTCAATGGTGACTCTAAGGATTGAGTGTCTCAGATTGAACAACTCTTTCTCATTCTGATGTCGGTTCCTTGCAGTAAACTCGTTGAGGTggtaccttgttttcctgaaggGAGGTAGAATACCAGGTCGGCATGCATATCCAACATCTCCAAGAAAGAACTTACTCTCAGGGATTTGCAACCCATCGGGCCTTAACAAGCTACCGGACAGGATGCTTGCATCATGAGCTGAACCCTCCCAGCCTGCAAGCACGTATGTGAACCTCATATCAAAATTCACAGTTGCTAGCATGTTTTGGCCGGTGTAGTGCTTCCTCCCGCGAAATGTTGCAGACATTGATCTTCGTGACTTTGTAGTGGCATGCGTACCATCAATAGCCCCAATGCAATCATGTCAAACAATTAGTACACGGTCATGTTTCTGACAGTGCCACACATCTGATAAGTAGAACGAACATGATTTTGTACTCACCCTGAAATACGGGAACCACCTGTTGTTGTTCTTGATCTTGGGTGGTGTGTCCATTGATGTTGGCTTGATCATTTCACCTCTGAGatcctgtggtgaccctgcataccactgcatgttgtagtatgccagtcgttgatataacattcgcgaagtaccaatccgcaaatattacatccctcagagtagtacaacagaacatagcaggtccataactcattcatttattattacaagcaacatgtacatatcatctcggagttcctcttgggtcctaagaggaatactcctgggttcgaggcgaacccgactcaacttacaatataagagtcttactaggttatacatttattctcaacgagcagttaagtactaagagttcgcactgctcggatactactactatttGATAGGTAtacgcttgttctcctccggaaccctccccggttccgtagacgatgaggtagttaactccttctatacctccggagaggtctggttcttcatagcagatgTCTTCTGCTCCGTcttggttgtcgttgtcctcctcaagtcgattcagacaatctaagcaggggatttaagagtggtatgagtacgagcgtactcaagaagttcattatagaaaagaggtgtttaatgcactagctacgatatcagaccagaaagtctaataccaatgcaggttttgataatcatttcttcaagaggttgcttttattcagaagaactatgtccgtcagccttcaccagtttactagaacttcatggagttcctttccggcagcgttcgcagttccaaatcccggaatagggagtgacaggtcacgattcattacactctgcagaggtgtgttgctttacccataagagatcttaaccttggtgccaaccgggcagctttcccgtccacacttccttcggtgtgaggcccggtataaggtcatagccaatcatattcctccgctacctcgcacacccaccctttgttgcatccccgaccctgggtcctcgccggtgtacttataccaattaaggatggcccccgaccacgacaacaatctgggatcgaaccaaactccttcgccggtagatgcaacccctcatagaccgcaataccgtggggaacttatggcttccccagcctaccgcctgctcctcgggcgacaagtgtctacggacaatgccgtggggaacttatggcttccccagcctaccgcttgcccccttggaatacaagtgtctacggtaaagcgcgtccattgatgtacaagaggtggaaatacgattgactattccgtcc
It includes:
- the LOC127323211 gene encoding E3 ubiquitin-protein ligase JMJ24 yields the protein MDALPEDLRCKRSDGKQWRCSAPSMPDKTVCEKHYVQAKKRAASSALRATLRRSSGSGTAASSSSPYANASSYASAAQDADLDGDDGTDSDDDLPTAVPMAVARPVYGRVVGEPVYVAEPTARNVVYGLPLSNNSITAAELVGRASAAGPQPCSSTATVKTTCHQCRKTANAVWCASCDRRGYCHHCISTGYSDIAIDDIRKVCPACRGICNCKVCLQGDNLIKARVQEISVVDKLRYLHSILAYVLPVLKQIYSDQCYEIGVETRADGPKMDIVRAKMNSDEQMCCDFCKVPVFDYHRHCPRCLYDLCLDCCRDIRGSQTSVVRGEYAEGKGHTVDRNKDVLSNKARLEPSAANVNDKLFPQPIDVNDIGIRSLFPTWRINNDGSITCGPHEAGGCGSSKLILRRIFKINWIGKLVKSSQEMVNGCKAHDLENVCSCRNAGKRLDSTGQGSLSVSKCSDSDGIDGNSVYPPVLENLKYEGIVHFRKHWINGEPVMIRNAFEPSLSLSWDPLSIWRGIQEIMEEKMDENAIVKAVDCSNQSEVHIKLNQFIKGYSDGHKSEDGKLMMLKLKEWPPASVLEEFLLCQRPEFVVNFPLVDFIHPKWGLLNLAAKLPPDTLQSEVGLKLVIAYGRQQEFGKGDSVTNLMIKMGDVVHMLMHTAEVLNLSPKRLQPAHSERIANGMTVHVNAHAPVHSERIANGITGHVNAHAPVQNLNLDMGEQSPEHTVFKSYGGFEGSSAGLSSSSDLQKPKANGSERSQPGAIWDVFRRQDLPTLNKYLASNWQELTVSSQAMLSVKHPIYDQAVYLNEHHKRVLKDQYGVEPWTFQQHIGEAVFVPAGCPFQVKNLQSTVQLALDFLSPESLRESARMGQEIRCLPNHQDAKLKMLEIGKISLYAASFAVREIQKITLDPKFNIDVRFEDQNLTRAVSENLARVTKQRKVSCG